The region ATCTCTGCTTCGTAAACAGGCAGCGGACGATTACCAACTACGGACATATCGCCGCGCAAGATATTAAATAGTTGCGGGAGCTCGTCAAGACTGCTATTGCGCAGGAAATTACCCAGTTTAGTAATCCTCGGGTCGTTCTTGATCTTCACAAAAGCTGATTTTGCCACACCGGTTTCTTCGGCGGCGTATTGGTTATTGGTTTCAGAAAGCTTAGCCAGCAACTGATCCGCATCGGTACGCATAGACCTGAACTTGTAGAAGTCAAATACCTTGTACCCGGTACCAACACGCTTACTTTTATAAAAAATAGGACCTTTTGAATCAAGCTTTATTGCCAGCGCTACAATCAGCATTATTGGCGATAAACAAATAAGCATGGTTATAGATATGAACAGATCCAGAAACCGTTTACCGGCAGGCATTTTATAGGTGGTATCTACCTCTTTGCCAATCTCCAGCAGCTTCGGTTTTATCAGCTTGAACCTTACCAGGAAGTTAAGCCGTTCGCGGAGGTCTGATGTTGCAAAAGGGTAGGTATAAAAGTCATGCAGTTTCAGCTTTATGGCGGTTTGTACCAAACGCTTGTCTGCACGGGTAGAAAGCATTACAATAATTACCCCATTCATCAGGAAGTTCTTGCGCAGTGTCTCCACCATTGCAAAACATTTCTCTTCCTTATCTACCTCCATTAATACGATTTCCGGAATAGTAAGTATAGATTGATTGCCCAGGTATTCGCCCAATTGTTCTACCGTATCGTTAAAAGCGAAGTGAAAGCTATCTCCCAGGTCCTTAGCTATCAGTTCCCTTAGTTCCAAACCCGCATAGGCAACGTTTATTTGCGAGCCCGAGTTCTCGTTCCAGTTAGTTGTTGTCTGATTCATCATAAACTTCCAGGGCTTGGTTGATTGCGGACTTTAAAACAGTAGGGTTAAAGGGCTTATGTATATAGGCGTCTAATTTAAACGGCATGTTTGCAACCTGCTCTTCCAGGTCATGGGCTGCTGACAGCACTATCACTGGTATATTGCGGTAAAAACCGCTGATCTTTACGTTTTTTATGAATGACTGACCATCAAAATAAGGCATCTGGAGGTCAGAGATAATGAGCTTTGGCCTGTTACCATCTTCCAGCCAGCTAAAAGCATCTATACCGTTGTTTTTTACAACGATTTCGTATTCCTTGGATAGGATGAAACTGAGAAGTTTAAGTATGCTCAGGTCGTCGTCAACAATTAGTAATGTTTTCTTCATCCGTTAACTGTGGTAGTTAGTGCTATAAATATGGCACTTTTTATTGAAAAATTTGTGTCAAAAAAATAATACGATCGGTGTTTTACAGCGATATTATCAATTGTACGATGATTAACAACTATAAGTTGTGTTAAAATATCGTGCCGATAATTGCTGTAAAATTAAACGATTTCGTTTGCAGACAGGTTTACCGAAACCAGGTGTAGTGCAATTGTTGGCAAAAACCACATTTGTGGATTATTTGCAAATATTTGAGTACGTGTAATTACCTTAGCCATCATATGTCACTACTACGTTTGAAAGCATATTTTGTTGGGATTGATTTAGGAACCGGCAGTACCAAGGCCGTGGCGACTGACGAATTGGGGAACACCATCTACACAACGCAGCAACATTACCCCACTATTACTTCTGATATTGCTTTTAACGAACAAGATGTCAGCCTGATTTGGCAAGCGTTTAAAACGTGCCTTAATGATGTTATCGCACATTTTGAACAATCGCCTACGGCGGTTTCTTTCAGCAGTGCTATGCACAGCATAATGCCGTTAGACGCCAACGGCAACCCATTAACCAACGCGATGATTTGGTCAGATGCCCGGAGCGGCGAAATAGCTCAATCGTTAAGAGAATCTGTAAACGGCGAAAACTTGTACCGCACAACGGGTACAGCCATATACGCCATGTCGCCGCTTTGCAAGATCATGTGGCTGCGCGAAAACAGGCCCGAATTATTTGCTGCAACTTACAAGTTCATATCTATTAAAGAATACATTTGGTACAAGCTGTTCGGCGTGTACGAAGTAGATCATTCTATTGCATCGGCTACCGGCATGTTTGACATTCTACAGCGCACGTGGTATCCTAAAGCTTTAGAACTGGCAGCTATAAACGCCACGCAGCTATCTGTAGCGGTAAGCACTACCTATATACGGCGTATTACAAACGGGTCGTTTCCGGGCATAGCAGAAGAGACCGCTTTTGTAATAGGTGCCAGCGACGGTTGCTGCGCCAATCTCGGGGGTAATGCCATACGGCCGGGCGTGGGCGCATTAACAATTGGTACCAGCGGCGCGGTTAGGGTAGGGTCAAACAAACCTGCCTATAACTATAAGGCAATGACATTTAACTATCTGCTTAACGAGCAAACGTTTATTTGCGGTGGTGCGGTAAATAACGGCGGTGCAGCAATTGACTGGTTGTTGAAGGATTTTCTTGGTCTGGAGCCGGTATCCGGTGTGGCTTACAACCAACTATTTAAAACTATTAAACTTATACGTGCGGGTAGCGAAGGGCTGGTATTTTTGCCATACCTGTATGCCGAGCGGGCGCCGGTGTGGGATGCGAAAAGTTCCGGGGCGTTTCTAAATATTCGCCCTAAGCATACGCAGGCACATTTTCTCCGGGCTGCGCTGGAGGGTGTATGCTTTGCGTTGAACGACGTGCTTAATGCCGTAGAAGAATCATCCAGCAAGGTAAACGAGATTGTGGCAAGCGGCGGGTTTATCTCCTCACCAGTTTGGGTACAAATACTGGCGGACATCACCGGAAAAAAACTGGTATTGCAAGAAGGCGGCGATTCATCCGCACTGGGTGCTATTTACCTGGCAATGGAAGCTTTAGGGATTGATATAGCACCAATATTGGCCAAAGCTGATGCAGAGGCGAAAACTATAAATCCTAATCAGGATGCGCATCAAACTTATACGAGGGTGTTTGCCGTATACCGGCAACTATATGCCGATGTAAGATCGGCAATGCATAAACTGCACGACCTCGATCTATAAAATCATCACCCCGGGCTTGTTCACAACCGGAAGTTTAATAAAATTATCGTCGATTATACTCTCCGGCAGGAAGATGAATTTTTTGTCGAATATTTCTTTGCCAATGTAGTAGCTGAGCCAGTACTCGTTGGTAAGCCCAAAGGTTTGCTCATCTATCGGCTCTATCAGTTTAAAGGAGTTGGCAGGTATTGTTGGAAATGCATGCCTTAGTACTGATGTTTTAACTTGTTCCCCATCCTTCTCACCATAACCTTTCGAGGTGATCAGCACCGTTTCCAGCGGGATGTTTTTAAGGTTGATCAGGTATACATACCACACCTTTCTCTCCGCGTTCTCGCTTTCCAATGCCACAGCTATGGCGATATCCTTAACTACATTCTGGGGAAGGTCCTTGATCATGTTTTGTTATTAAAAAGTTGCAAGATTGTAACGCATAAATGTTGCCGCTGATTGCCATTGCAGCTACATTTATGCATTACCTCTGATTACTTCTTTTTTGGTGCCGCTTTTTTCTTTGCAGGCGCTTTAGCAGCGGGCTTTGCAGCTGCAGCTTTTCCAAACCGGCCTTTTTTTACATCTTTCGGTGCAGCATCGGCCAGTGCTTTACACTCTTCGTAGGTGAGTGATTTTGGGTCCTTATCTTTAGGTATCTTAACGTTCTGTTTTCCGAATTCAATGTAAGGACCAAAGCGGCCATTCAGCACCTTTACCGTTTCATCTTCCGGAAAACTCTTAATCAGCTTTTCGGCGTCCTTTTTACGCTTTTCATTGATAAGCTCAATTGCCTTTTCTTCGGTGACATCATGAGGGTCAATTTCTTTCGGCAACGAAATAAACCCACTGTTGTGGCTAATGTATGGCCCGAAACGGCCTATAGCCACTTTCATTACCTTACCTTCGTATTCGCCAACAACTTTTGGCAGCTTAAATAACTCCAGCGCTTCTTCAAGCGATATTGTCTCTATGCTTTGTCCGGTGCGCAAACTTGCATACAGCGGCTTCTTATCTTCGGTTTGTTCGCCAATTTGTACAAACGGCCCAAAACGACCTATGCGTACAGATATCTTTTCGCCGGTTTCCGGGTGTACGCCCAACTCACGTTCGCCGGTAGCTTTGTCTGCTGTTTGTATGGTGCTCTCTACGTCCTTGTGGAAAGGATCGTAAAACGTGCGGATCATTTTAGTCCATTCCTGTAAACCCTGGGCAATCTCGTCAAACTGTTTTTCAACGCTGGCGGTAAAGTTAAAGTCTACAATGCCTTTAAAGTGCTGTACCAAAAAGTCGTTCACAACAGCACCTATATCTGTGGGAAATAGTTTCCCGCGTTCGGCACCGGTATTTTCGGTCTTTTCCTCTTTGCTGATATTCCCACCCTTAAGGGTTAACACGCGGAAGTTTCTTTGACGGCCCTCTCGTTCTTCCTTAACCACATAACCACGGTTTTGGATGGTAGAGATTGTAGGGGCGTAGGTAGACGGCCTGCCGATACCCAGTTCTTCCAGTTTTTTTACCAGACTGGCTTCTGTGTAACGTGCAGGCGGTCGCGAA is a window of Mucilaginibacter terrenus DNA encoding:
- a CDS encoding sugar transferase, with the translated sequence MMNQTTTNWNENSGSQINVAYAGLELRELIAKDLGDSFHFAFNDTVEQLGEYLGNQSILTIPEIVLMEVDKEEKCFAMVETLRKNFLMNGVIIVMLSTRADKRLVQTAIKLKLHDFYTYPFATSDLRERLNFLVRFKLIKPKLLEIGKEVDTTYKMPAGKRFLDLFISITMLICLSPIMLIVALAIKLDSKGPIFYKSKRVGTGYKVFDFYKFRSMRTDADQLLAKLSETNNQYAAEETGVAKSAFVKIKNDPRITKLGNFLRNSSLDELPQLFNILRGDMSVVGNRPLPVYEAEMLTSNEWSMRFLGPAGLTGLWQISKRGKEDMSERERKKLDNFYAQKYSFWLDLKIIFGTIPAMLQKEKV
- a CDS encoding response regulator; its protein translation is MKKTLLIVDDDLSILKLLSFILSKEYEIVVKNNGIDAFSWLEDGNRPKLIISDLQMPYFDGQSFIKNVKISGFYRNIPVIVLSAAHDLEEQVANMPFKLDAYIHKPFNPTVLKSAINQALEVYDESDNN
- a CDS encoding gluconokinase produces the protein MSLLRLKAYFVGIDLGTGSTKAVATDELGNTIYTTQQHYPTITSDIAFNEQDVSLIWQAFKTCLNDVIAHFEQSPTAVSFSSAMHSIMPLDANGNPLTNAMIWSDARSGEIAQSLRESVNGENLYRTTGTAIYAMSPLCKIMWLRENRPELFAATYKFISIKEYIWYKLFGVYEVDHSIASATGMFDILQRTWYPKALELAAINATQLSVAVSTTYIRRITNGSFPGIAEETAFVIGASDGCCANLGGNAIRPGVGALTIGTSGAVRVGSNKPAYNYKAMTFNYLLNEQTFICGGAVNNGGAAIDWLLKDFLGLEPVSGVAYNQLFKTIKLIRAGSEGLVFLPYLYAERAPVWDAKSSGAFLNIRPKHTQAHFLRAALEGVCFALNDVLNAVEESSSKVNEIVASGGFISSPVWVQILADITGKKLVLQEGGDSSALGAIYLAMEALGIDIAPILAKADAEAKTINPNQDAHQTYTRVFAVYRQLYADVRSAMHKLHDLDL